Proteins from a single region of Amycolatopsis sp. CA-230715:
- a CDS encoding KH domain-containing protein: MPTAADGAGVTWARQERLPHSELSAARARDGHEDKGRWFAPSIVQPPLNKAIRARGSVAAKDNGVTDDSAFKKQIRARMAETGEKYTVARRRVLAGRDSGAPPGVLRVYLRSHVDLELTAEARLAYAAADERDRREMAGRLLADRIEVAGFPVTGSKIVTDQESRVEAEDATIRGAVRRAVDRAVGVSAVEIDHAGDRLWVGIRAVRPILLAGRRGEEADRLRGELEELTGGQVRLDIREVTVPGVTSTPG, from the coding sequence ATGCCGACCGCAGCGGACGGCGCGGGAGTAACCTGGGCTCGGCAGGAGCGCCTGCCGCACTCCGAGCTGTCCGCGGCCCGCGCCCGCGACGGCCACGAGGACAAGGGCCGCTGGTTCGCGCCGTCGATCGTCCAACCACCGCTGAACAAGGCGATCAGGGCGCGGGGCAGCGTCGCCGCGAAGGACAACGGTGTGACTGACGACAGCGCGTTCAAGAAGCAGATCCGGGCCAGGATGGCCGAAACCGGGGAGAAGTACACCGTGGCCCGCCGGAGGGTGCTCGCCGGGCGCGATTCCGGCGCACCGCCCGGGGTGCTGCGGGTCTACTTGCGTTCGCACGTGGATCTGGAACTGACCGCCGAGGCCCGCTTGGCGTACGCCGCGGCCGATGAGCGAGACCGCCGGGAAATGGCGGGCAGGCTGCTGGCCGATCGGATCGAGGTGGCCGGTTTCCCCGTCACCGGCTCGAAGATCGTGACGGACCAGGAGTCGCGTGTCGAGGCGGAGGACGCCACGATTCGCGGTGCGGTGCGGCGGGCCGTGGATCGGGCGGTCGGGGTATCCGCGGTGGAAATCGACCACGCCGGGGATCGGCTGTGGGTTGGCATTCGCGCGGTCAGGCCGATCCTGCTCGCCGGTCGTCGCGGCGAGGAAGCCGACCGGCTCCGTGGCGAACTCGAAGAACTGACCGGCGGCCAGGTGCGGCTGGACATCCGAGAGGTAACCGTCCCTGGAGTCACTTCCACACCCGGCTGA